The DNA segment GCCCGTTTATCGGTAAATACATTGATACACCATAAGTGAATTAATGTCAACGAAAAATAAATTATTAGTGTATTTTTAATGACCTCAAAGAAAACTGAAAAACTAATTGGAAAGAAGGTACAAACAGTTATAGAAGATCATGGTGAAAGCCAGAAAGAAGCAGCTCCTGAGCTAAATATTTCTCCAGCAGGATTGAACAATATTATCCAAGGTAGAGTAGAATCGCTTTCTCAAGCATTTCTAACTACTTTCAAAGAAAGATATAAGGTAAACCTCGACTGGCTTTTAGATGATTCCAAACCTATTAAACCTGTTCTGTATT comes from the Leptospira dzoumogneensis genome and includes:
- a CDS encoding helix-turn-helix domain-containing protein, which codes for MTSKKTEKLIGKKVQTVIEDHGESQKEAAPELNISPAGLNNIIQGRVESLSQAFLTTFKERYKVNLDWLLDDSKPIKPVLYSSSDEGQVFQMDEDKVLFSKIKSTKGVKEIVKTLLQISPDQRKIIADVASEFAKKK